The Kwoniella mangroviensis CBS 8507 chromosome 1 map unlocalized Ctg02, whole genome shotgun sequence genome window below encodes:
- a CDS encoding haloacid dehalogenase, type II, whose translation MSLSPFKVLLFDCYGEWETGMLENLKPLLDQPSAPSRDRLFEVLGPIENRIQDEQPKMLYSELLIKVYLETAEKLNLKSDEAQAKAFGNSIPAWPAFPDSAEALKKLSDAGLKLVILSNVDNKSFDGSKKKLEKGFTFDAIYTAEKIGSYKPSLRNFEYAIENIKKDFGLEKEDILIVANSKYHDVQPGHKKGIKSAWIDRERAFMGVSAYKDVIPDYQYPSMMEFANAIIKDKS comes from the exons ATGTCTCTTTCGCCCTTTAA AGTCTTGCTCTTCGACTGTTATGGG GAATGGGAGACGGGGATGCTAGAAAACCTTAAACCTCTCCTCGATCAACCATCCGCACCTAGCAGAGATAGATTATTTGAAGTGCTAGGTCCCATCGAAAACAGGATCCAAGATGAACAACCCAAAATGCTCTATTCGGAATT ACTCATTAAAGTATATCTCGAGACTGCTGAGAAACTAAATCTCAAGTCGGATGAAG CTCAAGCCAAAGCTTTCGGGAACTCCATCCCTGCATGGCCCGCTTTCCCAGATTCGGCAGAGGCGCTGAAGAAGCTTTCGGATGCGGGACTGAAATTAGTCATCCTGTCTAATGTCGACAACAAGAGTTTTGATGG atcgaagaagaagttggagaaagggTTTACATTTGATGCTATCTACACAGCcgagaaga TCGGATCATACAAACCCTCTTTACGAAATTTCGAATACGCCATAGAGAACATCAAGAAAGATTTCGGATtagagaaagaggatatctTGATAGTGGCTAATTCCAAATACCATGATGTTCAACC TGGTCACAAGAAAGGcatcaaatcagcttggattGATAGAGAGAGAGCTTTCATGGGTGTATCAGCTTATAAGGATGTTATACCCGATTATCAATATCCAAGTATGATGGAATTCGCAAATGCCATCATCAAGGATAAATCCTAG